One part of the Streptomyces lienomycini genome encodes these proteins:
- a CDS encoding ROK family transcriptional regulator, which yields MPASPSTARAINDRLALDLLQRDGPLTAGQLKQLTGLSRPTVADLVERLTASGLIEVAGESGEQRRGPNAKLYGIVAERAHLAALDVRTEGVAVLVSDLLGRVLAEASAPIDGQYGTGPAVEQAVGLVERAAKEAGADRLHTIGIGAPGLIDPASGELRDSTGLPEWHRRLMAALQEKFPEARVGVENETNLAALAEQRDGAARGRDTFVLLWLGLGIGAAVVLDGTLRKGVSGGAGEIGFMPVPGTAGLPSATDCDGGFHSVAGAAAVTALAAEHGATERPARPEPHAAAALVREAVRRSASGGDPAAERFLDALADRVVLGAAAVVSVLDPGCVVLAGEIGRAGADTLADRVQDRLTRMSPLATEVRPSTLGGGAVLRGALLTARDRAQDELFAPPER from the coding sequence ATGCCCGCATCCCCGAGCACCGCCCGGGCCATCAACGACCGACTCGCCCTCGATCTCCTCCAGCGCGACGGCCCGTTGACGGCAGGACAGTTGAAGCAGCTGACCGGCCTCTCCCGGCCCACCGTCGCCGACCTCGTCGAACGCCTCACCGCCTCCGGCCTGATCGAGGTGGCGGGGGAGTCCGGCGAGCAGCGCCGGGGACCGAACGCCAAGCTGTACGGCATCGTCGCCGAACGCGCCCACCTCGCCGCCCTCGACGTCCGCACCGAGGGCGTCGCCGTACTCGTCTCCGACCTGCTCGGCCGGGTGCTCGCCGAGGCGTCCGCGCCCATCGACGGCCAGTACGGCACCGGCCCCGCGGTGGAGCAGGCGGTCGGCCTGGTCGAGCGGGCGGCCAAGGAGGCCGGCGCCGACCGGCTGCACACCATCGGCATCGGGGCGCCCGGCCTGATCGACCCGGCCAGCGGCGAACTCCGCGACTCCACCGGGCTGCCCGAGTGGCACCGCCGGCTGATGGCCGCGCTGCAGGAGAAGTTCCCCGAGGCGCGGGTCGGCGTCGAGAACGAGACCAACCTCGCCGCCCTGGCCGAGCAGCGCGACGGGGCGGCCCGGGGGCGCGACACCTTCGTCCTGCTCTGGCTCGGGCTAGGCATCGGAGCCGCCGTCGTCCTCGACGGCACCCTGCGCAAGGGTGTGTCCGGAGGCGCGGGCGAGATCGGCTTCATGCCGGTGCCGGGCACCGCGGGCCTGCCGTCGGCCACCGACTGCGACGGCGGCTTCCACTCCGTGGCGGGGGCGGCGGCGGTGACCGCCCTCGCGGCGGAGCACGGCGCGACGGAACGGCCCGCCCGGCCCGAGCCGCACGCCGCCGCCGCGCTGGTCCGCGAGGCGGTACGCCGGTCGGCGTCCGGCGGCGACCCGGCCGCCGAGCGGTTCCTCGACGCGCTCGCCGACCGCGTCGTCCTCGGGGCCGCCGCCGTCGTCTCCGTCCTCGACCCCGGCTGCGTGGTGCTCGCCGGTGAGATCGGCCGGGCCGGTGCCGACACCCTCGCCGACCGCGTCCAGGACCGCCTCACCCGCATGTCCCCGCTGGCCACCGAGGTACGGCCCAGCACCCTGGGCGGCGGCGCCGTCCTGCGCGGCGCGCTGCTGACCGCCCGCGACCGGGCCCAGGACGAGCTGTTCGCGCCGCCCGAGCGGTAG
- a CDS encoding MFS transporter, protein MSTVVYGQREVKRARYAVAAVFAVHGSVTGSFATRVPWIQDHAGVSAGQLGLALAFPALGASLAMPLAGRVSHRFGARAALRGLLALWTLALILPSLAPNLLTLCLALFVYGATAGMSDVAMNALGVEIENRLDKSIMSGLHGMWSTGALIGSAAGTIAAHLGADARIHHVLAAAVLTVTGLVACTWVLDLQPAEDEEPPPRFALPPRSALLIGAVGFCAVFAEGASLDWSAVYLRDELETSAGLAAACTTGFTLTMALARLAGDRVVDRFGAVRTVRVSGVLAALGGLLVVVGGHPAVAMSGFALMGLGIAVVVPLCFAAAGRAGSNPSLAIAGVATITYTSGLVAPSAIGGLAQATSLVVSFGLVTLLACCLVVFARVLRAGDRDRPKISPSVAEVPDRQS, encoded by the coding sequence ATGAGCACAGTGGTCTACGGGCAACGCGAGGTGAAGCGCGCCCGGTACGCGGTGGCGGCCGTGTTCGCCGTGCACGGCTCCGTCACCGGGTCCTTCGCGACCCGCGTGCCCTGGATCCAGGACCACGCCGGGGTGAGCGCGGGCCAGTTGGGCCTGGCGCTCGCCTTCCCGGCGCTCGGTGCCTCCCTGGCCATGCCGCTGGCCGGACGCGTCAGCCACCGCTTCGGCGCCCGTGCCGCCCTGCGCGGACTGCTGGCCCTGTGGACCCTGGCGCTGATCCTGCCCTCCCTCGCCCCGAACCTGCTCACCCTGTGCCTCGCCCTGTTCGTCTACGGCGCCACGGCGGGCATGTCGGACGTGGCGATGAACGCGCTCGGCGTGGAGATAGAGAACCGTCTCGACAAGTCGATCATGTCGGGGCTGCACGGCATGTGGAGCACGGGCGCGCTGATCGGCTCGGCGGCCGGCACGATCGCCGCCCACCTGGGCGCGGACGCCCGGATCCACCACGTCCTGGCGGCCGCGGTGCTGACGGTGACGGGCCTGGTCGCCTGCACCTGGGTGCTGGACCTGCAGCCCGCCGAGGACGAGGAGCCGCCGCCGCGCTTCGCGCTGCCGCCCAGGTCGGCGCTGCTGATCGGTGCCGTCGGGTTCTGCGCGGTGTTCGCGGAGGGCGCGAGCCTGGACTGGTCGGCGGTCTATCTGCGGGACGAGTTGGAGACCTCGGCCGGTCTCGCGGCGGCGTGCACGACGGGCTTCACGCTCACCATGGCGCTGGCCCGGCTCGCCGGGGACAGGGTGGTGGACCGGTTCGGCGCGGTGCGCACGGTCCGGGTGAGCGGCGTGCTGGCCGCACTCGGCGGTCTGCTCGTCGTCGTCGGGGGCCATCCGGCGGTGGCGATGAGCGGCTTCGCGCTGATGGGCCTCGGCATCGCCGTGGTCGTCCCGCTGTGCTTCGCCGCGGCCGGCCGCGCCGGTTCCAACCCGAGCCTGGCCATCGCGGGCGTGGCCACCATCACGTACACCTCGGGTCTGGTCGCGCCGAGCGCGATCGGCGGCCTGGCCCAGGCGACCAGCCTGGTGGTGTCGTTCGGTCTGGTGACCCTGCTGGCCTGCTGCCTGGTGGTGTTCGCGCGGGTGCTGCGGGCCGGGGACCGGGACCGGCCGAAGATCAGTCCGTCGGTCGCAGAAGTTCCCGACCGGCAGTCCTGA
- a CDS encoding acyl-CoA thioesterase translates to MTAEAPTAPVLSHGRLVPVTVHFDDLDALGLLHNARYPVMVERAWTELWAGHGVRFEGDWAAAGDACNAVKELTIGYEAPVTRPGAYAVHLWLDRLGTTGLTYGFRFCSADGATTYARGTRVLVRLDSTTLRPAPWSEAFRTAGRELLRPTD, encoded by the coding sequence GTGACCGCCGAAGCCCCCACCGCGCCCGTCCTGTCCCACGGACGGCTCGTCCCCGTCACCGTCCACTTCGACGACCTGGACGCGCTCGGACTGCTGCACAACGCCCGCTACCCCGTGATGGTCGAACGGGCCTGGACGGAGCTGTGGGCCGGGCACGGCGTCCGGTTCGAGGGCGACTGGGCGGCGGCCGGCGACGCCTGCAACGCCGTGAAGGAACTGACGATCGGCTACGAGGCGCCGGTCACCCGGCCCGGCGCGTACGCCGTCCACCTGTGGCTGGACCGGCTGGGCACCACCGGGCTGACCTACGGCTTCCGGTTCTGCTCGGCGGACGGCGCCACCACCTACGCCCGCGGCACCCGGGTGCTGGTCCGGCTGGACTCCACGACGCTGCGCCCGGCGCCGTGGAGCGAGGCGTTCAGGACTGCCGGTCGGGAACTTCTGCGACCGACGGACTGA